The genomic segment CGACCCTCCATTCTATTGTCTCTGATGTTCCACCAAATAAATTCTGATTTTGATTCGAGACCTGTGTCTGCAAGCAGCACGACATCATCCTTCTCACGCATACAAATCATGTCTATGTAACGTGGACAGTAGTAACAAATTGAAGGACGATTCTTATAATGCAGCAACTTTGACCAAGATTTTTCATCCCTAAAGTCCCTCTTCAGCCACACAATAAAATCATTCTCATGATAATGAGAAAGACACAAACAACCATTCAAAACCTCAAGCGCAGCCTCATCAAGACTAACTTCTAAAATCCCATCAGGCATAGAGAAATAACTGCAACTCTCCTTCTTTAGATCGTAAGAAAATATTTCTAACTCGTTCATTTTAGTTTCATCATCACCAGCGCGGGATTTCGGATATGCTAACCAGTTTAAAGTACCACACACAAAAGCACCACAAATTCCACGAAGCCTACGGTCCATCAGAATGGGAACAGCATCACAAGTTAAAGTATTTCTCCAACAATTATCCTCTAAAGAACAAACTTTTACCTCCAGTTTCTGTGATTGATTCTTGTTATTATCCAATAACACAACTTGGTAAGTGTCACTCCATTCATCGTACCCAAACCCATACACCAACCAGAAAGGATATTCATAATCGCTGCGATTAACACGAATATGTGGGGACTCATTACTCATCACCCTTGTTGCGGGATTCCCCATCCAAAACCAGTATTCTTCAAATTCGAATTCATCGTCAACACAAGAATCTTGTAAGCACACCAAGCCGTTGCAGGAACCCAAAAAACTGTTCTTGCGGTTGAAGGGGAGATGTCTGTGAGGTAAAGTTTCGAGGGTGGATGATGGGTTTTCAAATAAATCTTGTATAGGACAAACGATGGCATAATGTTTTGTTCTATAGCTAGGGGAATCATCCAAAAAGGTCAATAACGTGTGAGTGTCTTTTACGGACCTTTGAAGGTGAAGTTTCACAAATGCAGAATCAGAGACAAGTTGGTTCCACCCTTTTGAAACGCACATGAATCGCAGAAGATCTTTCACCGGAAGCCACGACAGAATTTCCATGATCATATCTTGGGAAAGAACGCAACTAGTCTTGGAAGAAGACATtgatgaagaaggagaaaaccTATTTTACACAAAGGTGCAAATATTTAACTGTTgaggaaaataaaaatgcagATTGAATGAAGGAAAAAACAGAGAAGGAAAGACAAGTGATCACAGTGACGATGAAAAGTTGTTGCATGCTGCAAGATTTTGTAGACAGAATGTGGATCCAGAAGAAATActattgaaaattatattatcacATACCCAATAGTTTTTAACAAatcactaatttattttaagaatacaACATTCTACTATTCACtcttatagataatttttattttattttctaggaAAACAAAGAAATACGAAAGAACCTTTTTTTTGGATCTTACCAAATCTTCAACGTCGATTTTGGAATAAGTGGAGAAATCCTAAAGATGATTTGGTTGCTCGTTTTGAGTGGAAAACTCCTCCTGATTGACGAAAAAAAGAGATCtacctacaaaataaaaaatactaattttctcaagaagaagaaagaaatacgATTGAAAATGATATTATCACACACccaacaaattttaacaaataactaatttattttaattatacaacattcttttaataatccataatttttttattttgtaaaaatgtaAAGAGAATCAAAAGAACATTTTTTTCCATCTTACCGAATCTTGAACGTTGATTTTGGAATAAGTGGAGAAACCCTAAAGATGGTTTGGTTGCTCTTTTGGGTGGAAAACACCTCCTGCTTGATGAGAAAGAAAGCCCTGTCTCCACGAGAAGTTATtatgaaatgaatatttttcaaaatattaattgtatttatataattaaaatacgtcatctatttttctattaaaataataataaagagtataacaacattataataatagaaaaataaataataattaatatataagatttaattataatatgtaaatatataatcCAAATAGATATATGTTTGGACTactttacaataaaatattttatcggGTCGCTCTTAATATAATTGTGGAGAAAGAGTGTTTCATCTTCCACCTCCAACCTTTCACCTTATGAGTCGAAAGACCCACTAAAtggtgtcatatgatcagttgcACCTGAATCAAGAATCCAAATATCTTGAGACACTTGACCAACACTATTGAGACAAATCTTACCGATCTAGAGGGCTTACTCATTGATTCAACCATTGCTTCCAAGCGCTCTAGTTTCTCCTTATAAGCTTTCATATCAAGATCTAGTGGTTGTGGATTAGATTGTGAAGAACTAAATTGATTGGTGGCTTCCTGTTCTGAGGTAGTATGATTTACCCATATTTTAGTAGACCCTTTGTTGTTTCCCATGCGTTCGAGAACATTCTTTCTTCCATGGAGTTTGAAGCATATTTCCTTGGTATGTCCAGATCTTTTACAGTATGAACAATAGTCCCATGAGTACCTTTTTCAAACGTCTTTCCCCTAGCATTTGTTCCCTTGTGGACTCCCTTTCCAGTTGTCATGGCAGAGCCTGTGTTGGAGATCCCTCAATTTAGCATGACAGTTCTCTGAGTTTCTTCTCCTCTTACCATAAAAAAAACTTCTGACAAGGATgataatttttctcttccaaaaaTCTGAACCCGGATTGGGTCATACTCATGATTCAAGCCCTggagaaatttaaatattcttcCCCTTTCAATGAATTCAGCAAGAGCAGCAACATCTATTTTACACATCTTTATTGTTTGGTTCTGATCGAATTCCATCCAAAGACCACTCAGGATTCTGTGATATTCTGATATGGAAAGAGAGCCctgttttgtattaaatatcctATTCTCAATGTCATAGTAAGCAGCAAGAtccttttttaaagaaaaagtgcTTTGTAAATCATCCCATATTTCTTTTGCAGAAGAATGGAACATATAATTTCTTCTTATCTCAGGAATCATGGATTGTCACATCCAAGTCATAATTAATGAATCTTCATTGTCCCAAATTGAGAAATAAGTTTCATCTGGTCCTGGTCCTCCTCCATTTATGTGATCAAGTTTTGAACGACCCTTGAGAACCCTTCGAATAAATTGGCTCCATTGTAAGTAATTCTGACCATCCAACCGATCGGTACCTCCTATATATTGGTAGGTCATTAGGTACTCCCAAAGGAACCCTTTTTACTTCAGACATCGTGTAGAACGGAACTAGGAGTCTCTGGTGACCTTTTCCGAGACAACAACGGCATGTGGGCCACACCGAGAAGAGGAGCAAAACCTTCAAACTCAGATATGCTCAAATATAGGCCAAACGGGTCGTAATCGACCCCAGGAACGGACTCAAGAGGCTCCGGCGACCCTGTCTGTGGCGGAGGTGGGCGCGTGGGCTACACGCGCTGGCGACTATGGCGGCGCGTGGCGGCTCCTCTCACGGAGCGACTTTCGGCGTTGTGATCGCCGGTGTTGGGCACACCTTTCTGCCCTATCAATGACCCCAACCGGCGATGACGACAGAGACGGCGGTGGTCGAACAACGGCGGCGGTGCGACTGTTGCAGCGGAATGGAGCCCCAAGATATGGAGCTCTGACACCAAGTTGAAAATGAGactaatttattattctcaatcatgaaaaattcattctcatatcctctatttgtaataatctaattctcctaaaatgggaaatagggaaactaggaaaacaaaataaaataaaagattatatatctatatcttctaattaagaagattctaaagatattttctcCAATTACAACAATTTTGAATACATATATCCTTCAACccattaaaaatttgaaaacattggATTGAACCCTTAATTGAACTATCAAAAATAAGAAATGTAGATCCAAATATATTCGTCATCAATCGAGTCTTTTTTGCTTGATTGCAGAAATACAATCACAATCATATTTATGCGCCTCATATGTTGCGCCAAATCATTGTAGCTACTGAAAGCAGTAAATTGCAATACCCTAAAACGCCAAAACGGAAGATTCACTCCACTGCCGCGTCGGTCTCCCTCACAACGCCACCGTTGCAGGACGCCCTCGCCGCCAACATTGAGTCTGCTGCGGTGAAGAAAAAGAGCAATGGGTTCTTCCATTGAGTGAGGGTGTTTCTCTCTCACGCAGGAGGAGAATACGTAAAGGAGGCGGTCGCCGGCGATGAGTCTGTTGATGAGCGGCTTTGTCGGCGACGCCTTTGGCCGACTGAAGGGGGTTGCTAGCTCGGTGGGTGTTGTTGTTCTCACGGAGAAAGAAGAGGGGATGACCCCCGTTTTgtctaaggaagaagaaaagaagttgCGGCGACTGCGGATAGAAGGAGACGCTGACCATTGAAAAAAATCCAACGTGgcaaatattaaaaaggaaaGATGTCATCACTACCTCAGCCAATTTTTAACGCCGTTAGTTTTGGGGGACGAAATATTATAGTTTTCTTAAGGAGAAGGATCAAAgcgtaccttactttgaaagagggacgaaaaacaattgagggactaaaaacaaatttaaccctttttattattataatagttatattaaaagaaaaaataaaaataattaaaataaaaataggaataatgaaaataaaaatagaaaaaaatataaaaaaacaataaaataaaatcttgtttaatatatttaaatatataaaattatattaaaataaaaaattaaataaaataattattaaaagttaaataaaaacaaaattttaaaaaaatttggttAATCGAATATCCAAATCGGTTAAGatacttttctaatttttttatttaagatttcataattatttaatttaattaaaattataatgttatttaatattttaataataattaaaatatagtcatattataataatagttatgtaaaaaataaaattaaaataattaaaataaaaatagtaatgataaaaaaataagattaatataaaatttgatttaatatatttcaatatattaaagggttaaatatgtttttagtccctaaactattggtcgtgtCTGGTTTTTGTCCctatttcaaaataaggtacaatttggtcctcaatcttttcgaaactttggttttagtcctcgaaaactaacaccgttaaataTGTGCTGATGTGTCTAACGTCTCTGTCCACGTGTTCTTGGTTTTTTGCTGACGTGTGTTAAGTCATCTGGGGATGGAACTGATTCCTCTTTAATCTGGAATGAAATTGGTACTCAAAATCAGTTACAATTGGTGTTGGTGTTGCTGTTCTTTGTTTGGGTTTGGTTCGTGGTTCATCTGCGCGTGCATTTTCGTGGTTCATGTGTTCGTTCTTTGCGTTTGGTTCGTGAAAGAAAGTGATTTCTTTGTGGTTTGTTGAGGTGGTTCGTTGAAGAAGAAAGGCGATTGTGTGTGGTTCATTGAGCaaggtaattttttagttcaaGTTTAACTTGTTTTCTCTGTGATTCGTTGAACAAGAAAAGCAATTGTGTGTGTAATGGGCATTTCACTGTGCATTGTCAGTCTAATGTGGGAAGTTTTCATTTGACCTTGTAGGAAAAATGGTTTTTGACGTGTGTTTGTATCATATGGGGAAGTTCATGAAGAACAAGGGTCTACAATATGTGGGAGGAGAGATACATGTTATTAGGGGAATCGATCCCGACATGTGGTCATACTTTGAAGCTGTGGGATTTGTTAGAGAATTCAAGTACTGTGGAGAGTTCAAACTTTGGTGGAAGGGTTCCAAAGGAAAGGCAATGAACAACCTCAGACCACTGACAGATGACAGAGAAGCCATTTTGTTGGCTAACTATGCAGAGGCAAATAAGGAGGAAGTTGAAATCTATGTTCAACATGGCCAACCCAGTCAGGCAGAGGAAATTACTTTTCTTACATTTGGTGAGGAGGCAGAGGAGGTAAGAGTAcaggagatggaggaagaggttgttATGGATGAAGAAGATATTGGTGGGGTGGAGGGAAATGTTGAAGTAGAAGACTTGGTAGTAGATGACGAAGAGGGGAATGTTGAGGGAGAAATtgtggaagaggaagaggaagaggggaatgttgagggagatgaagaagaaggtgaagaagaagatgaagagcaagatgaagaagaagatgaagagggcATTGTTCTTGAGGACGAAGGGGTGGAAAATGTTGATGACAGTGAAGAGGAGAGAATGGCAAATGGTGATGATGGGTTTGGGATGGACAATGTCACGGTggaggaagagagaagaaatatTAATCCAGTTTTGGATAGGTGGAAgagaatgaaaaacaaaaatacaagtGTTAGGAGCAGATTTGTAGATAGTGAGGGGGCATTTGTCATTAACGAAGAAGTTGGAGAGCATGAGATAAATGAAGTTTATGATACAGAAGAGTTGTCCTCAAATGTAGATAGTGATGAGGATGTGAGGGACAATAAAAGGCACTTTCCAAAGTATAAAGCAGAAGATATGACTAAGGGATTCAAATTTAGATTGGGAATGGAGTTTAAGTGTTTGAAGGATTTTAAGAGTGTCGTACAGGAGCATAGCGTTTTGA from the Vigna angularis cultivar LongXiaoDou No.4 chromosome 3, ASM1680809v1, whole genome shotgun sequence genome contains:
- the LOC108325676 gene encoding F-box/kelch-repeat protein At3g23880; the protein is MEILSWLPVKDLLRFMCVSKGWNQLVSDSAFVKLHLQRSVKDTHTLLTFLDDSPSYRTKHYAIVCPIQDLFENPSSTLETLPHRHLPFNRKNSFLGSCNGLVCLQDSCVDDEFEFEEYWFWMGNPATRVMSNESPHIRVNRSDYEYPFWLVYGFGYDEWSDTYQVVLLDNNKNQSQKLEVKVCSLEDNCWRNTLTCDAVPILMDRRLRGICGAFVCGTLNWLAYPKSRAGDDETKMNELEIFSYDLKKESCSYFSMPDGILEVSLDEAALEVLNGCLCLSHYHENDFIVWLKRDFRDEKSWSKLLHYKNRPSICYYCPRYIDMICMREKDDVVLLADTGLESKSEFIWWNIRDNRMEGREIYDKDKFNLSSYDYVHSLVLPYKN